The sequence below is a genomic window from Paenibacillus sp..
CGAATATATCGAGCTGGAACGGATGTACCGGACGAAAGCCGCGATCGTCTACCTCGGTAACGTAGCGAACGAGAAGCTGGTAGGCGAGGTGCGCCGGCGGTTAACCGGCATCGAGATGGAATACCCAGTGAACGCGCTCGTGCTGCAGCAGCTGATCGAGGACAAGCCGAGCTCGCTGCTGCCGACGCTGACCGCGACCGAGCGGCCGGACCGCGCCGCCGGCTCGCTGATCGACGGCGGCGTCGTCGTACTGGCGGGCGGCACGCCGTTCGCCCTGCTGTGTCCGACGACGTTCTGGACGCTGTTCCATACGTCCGAAGAAATTTATACGCGCCCGGCATACGCGAATTTCATTCGCTTCATTCGCTTGTTCGCGGCGTTTTTCGCTTTGTTCGCGCCCGGCGTGTACATTTCTCTAGTCAATTTCCAACCGGAGATGCTGCCGACCGACCTGATGTTCCATATCGCGGGAAACCGCGAGCTGCTGCCGTTTCCGACGCTCGTCGAAATTTTGCTGATGGAGCTCGCCTTCGAGCTGATTCGGGAAGCGGGCATACGCATTCCTTCGGTCATCGGCTCGACGATCGGCATCGTCGGCGCGCTCATTTTGGGACAAGCGGCCGTACAGGCGAACCTCGTGTCGCCGCTGCTCGTCATTTTGGTGTCGATTACCGGGCTCGGCTCGTTCGCCGTGCCGAATCAAGATTTGTCGTACGCGATTCGGCTCGGCCGATTTTCGTTTTTGATCCTCGGGGCGACGCTCGGCTTTTTCGGCATTTCGCTCGGAGTCGTAATTATGCTCGGCCATATGGCGTCCCTGCAATCGTTCGGCGTGCCGTTTTTGGCCCCGCTTTACCCCGAGATGGAAGCGAACCGGGACTATATTTTCCGAAGCTCGCTGTGGAAGCAAACGGCGTACGGACAATTCACAAGGCCGCAGAAGAAGAGGCGGGCGATCGGCGCCATCCGGAAATGGAAGAACGTCTGGGAGGAGCGCTCGCCGTGATCGTAAAGGACGGATATATCGGCTACAAAGAATGGTCGGCGTTCGCGCTCGTCACGACGGGCGCCAAAATGCTGAACCCTTCCCCGGTTATCCTGACCGAGTACGGTCGGGAAGCGGCTTGGCTGCTGTCGCTGACGGCGGGCGCCGTCAACCTCGCGCTGCTCTTCGTCGTCTTCCGGTTCATGCGGCCGTATCCGGGGCTCGGCCTGCTCGACGTCGTCGAGAAACGCTCCGGACGGTTGTTCGCGAGAGGCTTCGCGTTCGCGCTGTGGCTCGGGTTCGGCGCCAACGGCTTCCTCAATCTGCGGCTGCTCGTGGACCAGGCGAAAATCGTAACCTTGCCGCAGACGCCCGTCTCCGTGCTGATGGCGGCGACGCTGGTCGTCTCCTTGTATCTCGCGTACAAAGGGGTCGAGACGCTGGGACGCGTCTGCCGCATTTTGCTGCCGTGGCTGTTCGCCGCCGTATTTTCGGTCGCCGCGCTCGTCGCGAACCGCTACGTCTTTTACAATTTCGCGCCATGGTTCGGACCGGGTCTCGTCAAGATCGGCTGGGAAGGTCTCCGCCACGCGCTGTATTTCGGGGAGTCGTTCGCGCTGCCGGTGCTCGCGCTGTTCGTCCGGAAGACGGAGGATTTTGAAAAGGGGCTGCTGAGCGGCACCGTGTACGCGATCGCGGCGACGACGTTCGTCATTGCGGTCATGCAGCTCGTTCTGGGGAGCCCAGGAGCCGAAAGCGTCGCGTTTCCGTTCTTGGAGCTGTCCCGCATGATTTACATCAATCGGTTCATCCAGCATCTTGAAGGCGTCTACTCGGCGATTTGGCTGCTGATCGCGTTCACGCAAATTGCTCTAGAATTGTACCTTGCGAATTTTCTCTTCGCCCAGCTGTTCGGCGTGAAGCGGTTCCGGCCGATGCTGCTGCCGACGGCGTCGCTGTTTTTCATGCTGGCGCTGCTGCCGCAGTATTTTTACGAAACGATTTTGTGGAAGGACCGGTACCTGATTCAACTGGGAGGCTTGGTGATATATGGCACGTTCTTCTGCGCGTGGATCGCGTCCTGGTTCCGCGGCGTTCCGGAGGAGCGGGAAGGCGCTGGCGGCGGCGCTGACGCTCCTGCTTAGCGCCGCGGCGTTGAGCGGCTGCTGGGACAGCCGGGAGCTCGAGGAGTACGCGTTCGTGACCGTCGTCGGCATCGACGAAGGGGAGGACGAAGGAACGATACGCGTCACGTACCAAATTTCGAAGCCGAGAAACTTTTCGAGCAGAGAAGCCGCCACTAGCGCGGAGGACGCGTCGGAAATCATTTCGCTGGAGGCGCCTTCGCTGTTTACTTCCCGCAATTTGATCAACGTCGGGACGAGCCGGGCGCTGACGCTCGTGCAGGCGAAGGTGCTCGTCGTGTCCGAAGCGTTCGCGAGGAACGGGGACGTGCTCATGAGGCTGGACTCGCTCGTCCGGGAGCGCGATTTTCGCCGGGATATCGTCCTCGTTACGGTGAAAGGCAAAGCGGAGGAGTTTATGAGAGCGAACAAGCCGCAGCTCGAGAAGGCGCCGTACCGGTTTTACGAGCTGATTTCCCAAACGGCGGCCGCGTCGGGGCTCGTGCCGGATACGCAGCTGCACGACTTTATCGTCGATACCGAAAGCTCGAACCGGACTGCGGTGACGATGCTGGCGGCGGTGCAGGAAGAGGATATCGACGGGGAGGGGCAGCCGTTCGACCTGACCGATTTGACGGCCGGGGAGCTGCGCATTGACGCGGCCAACCGGGTGCAGTTTCTCGGCTCGGCCGTCTACCGCGGCCAGAAGCTCGTCGGCACGCTGACGGGGCGGGAGACGCGCATGATGCAGCTGCTCCAAGGGAGAGTCGAGCAATTCAACTTGTTCGTCGCCGATCCCGACGAGGAGGGGCGCGTCGTGTCGATGCAGGCGCGGCAGCAGGAGCGGCCCGACGTGACCGTGAATCCGTTCGCCGACCCGATTCGCATCAAGGTGCGCCTGCGCCTCGATGTCGATCTGGCGGGGCAGCAGAACAACCGCGAATCCGTCACGTCGGAGGATCGCATCCGGAAGTTGGAACGCACCGTCAGCCGGCGGCTTCAGGAAACGATCGAGCGGGTCGTCGACAAATCGCAGCGGGAGCTTAAGGGCGATATCTTCCGGTTTTATCGGGTCGGTCGACTCCGCTGCATGACGGACGGCTGCTGGAACGGTGTTCGCTGGGAGGAGCGGTATCCGCGGGCGAAGGTCGCCGTCGAAGTGGTGACGCACATTCGGCGGACGGGCAAGCAGCTGGACACCGTCAAGGGGGACGGCGCATGAACTCGCTGCTGCAAATCGTCGGGCTTGGCGCGCTGCTCGGCCTCATCGTCGCCCATACGCTCGGCTTCGGCCTCTCGATGCGTATGGAAGGACGGCCGGGTCTGCTCGGCGCCTGCGTACTCGCGCTGCTGAACGCGGCGGCTTTCGTGTTTTTGATAATCTCAAGGTAATCTGCGAACGGAGAAGGAAATTGCTGCAAATAAAGCGAATACATTTTTGAGACCCTCTATTCTCCGTTAGGGTGGTGCACCGTGGTACGAGAACTAGTAATCAACGCGTCATTGCTGCTGTCCGCATTGTACGTCGGCACATTGTTGTTTCGGAAGCCGCCGCAGGAAAACTCTCCTTGGTATTCGCATGCATTATACGGACTTCAGTTCGGAGCGGCCGCCGTGTTCTTGTTCGCGTTCCACGGGAACGAAGAGCACGGCCGGCTTCTTTGTTTCCATTTGACGCCGATCGCGCTCGGGGCGCTGCACGGCACGGCCCGCTCGACGGGCTGGGCGGCGGCGATCGCGGCGCTGTTCATGGCCGCGTCCGGGGGCGGGTTCGCCGAAGCGGCGGAGACGATATTGGTCGGCGCCGCTTCCGCCGCCGTCGTCTATCGGATGCGCCGCCGCGCCGCCTGGGCGGCCGTGACGGCGCTGTCGACGGCGGCCCCGTTCGCGACCGCGTGGCTGGCGGACGGCGGCTACGGCGCCGGTTGGGGCACGGCGCTGCTGTTCGCCGCTTGCCACGTCGGCGCGATGTGGGGGGCCGATTCGTTCCTGCGGTGGGATCGGACCCGCTCGGCGCTTATGACGGAATATACATACTTAACGCAGCACGACCTGCTGACCGGCCTGCTCAATTTCCAAACGTTCCAAGCGCGGCTGCAGTCGCTTCTGATGGAGGGGCGGCGCGTTTGCTTCATCTTGATCGACTGCGACGACGTGAAATCGCTGAACACCGAACAAGGCTTTCATACCGTCGACGGGACGCTGCAGCGGGTGGCGAATTTGCTGCGGACGTTTTTCTCCGACGCCCTGCTGCTCGGCCGCTTCGGCTCCGACGAATTCGCCGTCGTCATTCCGGCCCCGGCCGACGTCGCCGGAAGACTCGCCGATTCGCTCGAGACGCATATTCCGGAGCTCGCGGACATCCGGCTCGCCTACGGGTACGCCGTCTATCCGGACGAGGAGCAGGACCCGAGCACGTTCATCACGCTCGTCCAAAAGCGGATGCTGGAAGCGAAGCGGCTGTTGTGGCTCGAACGCGAAGCGCACTGGCTGCACAACGAGCGGCTGAGCGCGGTCGGCGAACTGGCCGCGGGCATGGCGCACGAAATCCGCAATCCGCTGACGACCGTGAAAGGGTTTCTGCAAGTGTCGAAGCAGAACGGATACAACGTCGCCGAATATTACGACATCATCATGCACGAAATCAAACGGATGAGCGATCTGACGGCCGAGTTTTTGCAATTTTCGAAGCCGACGGCGCTGAAGCCGATGAAGCTGTCGATTCAAGACTGCGTGCTCGCGGCCGTTCAGTTGACGGAGTCGGAAATTACGAAGTACGGGCACCAGCTGCATATCGAGGCCGAGGAGCAGCCGCTGTACGCGTTCGTCGAGAAGGACAAAATCGTGCAGGTGCTCGTCAACCTGATCCGCAACGCGATCGACGCGATGGCGGAATCGAGCGGCACGCTGTCCATCAGCGTCTATCCGAGAGGGGAATACGGACTCGTGGACGTGACGGACACCGGCATCGGCATTTCGGACGATAATTTGGTTCGCCTGTTCCAGCCGTTCTTCTCCACGAAGTCGAAGGGAACGGGACTCGGGCTTTCCATCAGCCAGAAAATCATCAACGAGCACGGCGGGTACATCTCCGTAAGGAGCAAAGTGGGCTTCGGCACGACGTTCACGATTCGGCTGCCGCTTTCGGACCGCCTGCCCGTGTAGGAAGGGAGCCGCTTCATGCTGAGAACGATCGCCGTGACGACGTCCGGCGAATTGCTGCGCGACGCGCCGATCGACCGGCTGGACGAAGCCGACGTGTCGTGGTACTGGGTCGATTTCGACCGCCCGACGGCGGAGGAAATCGCGCTGCTCGAGACGCGCTTCCGGTTTCATCCGCTCGCCATCGAGGATTGCTTGCAGCTGCTGCAGCGCCCGAAGCTGGACCATTACGACGACGTACACTTTTTCGTGCTGCATACGCTGCATCCGGAGACGCTGGAAACGAAAGAGCTCGATTTGTTCGTATCGGAGCGGTATTTGGTCACGTTTCATCTAGAGCCTTGCCCAGAGCTGGAAGACGCCTTCGCTAAGTGGCTCGGCCACGCGGAGTCGTCGCGGAAAGGGCCGCTGTACGCGTTGCATACGGTCGTCGACAAAGTCGTCGACTATTATTTTCCGGCCGTGTACCGCATCGAGGACGCCTTGTTCGATCTGGATCAGCGCCGCACCTCCGACGTCACCGACCGCAAGATGGACGAGCTGTTCGACCTTCGGTCCGACCTGCTGCAGCTGCGCCGCACCGTGTTCCCGATGCGGGAGCTGCTGTACCGGGTAGTGAATACGGAACGCATCCAAGGCATGGCGGAGTACCGCGCGTATTTCGCGGACGTGCACGACCATCTGCTGAAATTGTCGGAAATGATCGAATCGAACCGGGACATGACGGCCGATATTCGCGACAGCTACGTATCGATGCAGGCGAACCGCATGAACCGAATCATGAAGACGCTGACCGTCATCACGACGATTTTCATGCCGCTGACGTTTCTAGCGGGAATCTATGGCATGAACTTCAAATACATGCCCGAGCTGGAAGCGAAGGGCGGCTACTTCGCGGTGCTCGCCGTCATGACGCTGACGGGCGGATCGATGTTTTGGTGGTTCAAGCGCAAAGGCTGGTTCGATTGACGGTTCGTAATCCGCTCCGCTGTACGTATCTCGGCGACGAAAAGAAAGCCCGATAGTTCATGTTCGGGCGATATTGGCTATGTACGAGTCGATCGCGCGCGGGTACAGTAAAAACGTGATCAAACCAAAGATGCAGGGGTGAACGGCGAATGACGAAATTGTCAATCGGATTGCAAATGTATACGCTGCGGAACGAGACGTCGCAGGACTTCCTCGGAACGCTTCGCCAAGTGGCGGAAATCGGGTACGAGGGCGTCGAATTCGCGGGCTACGGCGGGATGGACGCGCAGTCGCTGCGCGCGGAGCTCGATCGGCTGGGTCTGAAGTCGCTGGGCAGCCACGTGTCGATCGCCCGCATGCTCGAAGCGGGAGACGAGGAAATCGAGTTCAACCTGACGCTCGGCAGCAAATACCTCATCGTGCCATGGCTGCCGGAGGAAAAGTACGCCACCGAAGAAGCGCTGGCCGCAACGACCGCGGAGCTGGAAGCGATATCCCGCCGATGCGCGGAACGAGGGCTTGTCTTCGGCTACCATAACCATTCTTTCGAGCTCGAGCGGAGCGCCTTCGGCAAGCGTCTGCTGGACGCGATCTTCGACGCCGCGCCGACCGCGCAGGTCGAGCTGGACGCCTGCTGGGTCCACAACGCGGGCATCGACCCGACGGAATATATTCGCAAATACAGCGGCCGCATTCCGCTCGTCCATTTCAAGGACATGGCGCGCGGCGAGGACGGCAAGGCGATCACCGTGGAGCTGGGCAATGGCGAGGTCGATTTGGGGGCCATCGCGAACGCGGCGCGGGAAGCGGGCAGCGAATGGCTGATCGTCGAGCAGGACGTCTGCCAACGACCGCCGCTCGAGAGCGTCGCGACCAGCATGGACTGGCTGAAGCGGAACGGCTTGAAATAGGTCGGAAGGCCGGAACGTTCGACAATAGAAAAGAGGAGATCGCGCGAAACGTGGCGAAGCAGCTCTAAGGCTGCTTCTTTTTGTTTTATTAGGGGGTTTGCGAATTGCAAATCCTGCGCCGGCTTATCGCGTTAAACGAATCTATGAAATTAAATTTTTTTGACATTTTTGAGATAAACTAGTAGACAGGCCAATATATCTATGATATATTGAAATCACTAACCAGCCAACGATGAGCGGAGAGACGCCATGGTATACGACGGAATCGTGATCGGATTGATCGTGGGACTGATCCGAGGAGGCTTTTTCGGAGCGCTGCGGAAACTGTCCCAGCTGAAACTTGTTGCAGGATGGATTTTCCCGCTGCTGCTAGTGTTCCAGATCGTGCTGTTCTACTTTCAAGAGAGATACGCAGCGCTGCAGCAATATACCGGCATCTCAATCATGCTTATCTATGTTATCGGTTTGTTGTTCATAGGTTTAAACCATAAATATCCAGGTTTTAAGACGATTTTCGTAGGCGTGTTTCTCAATTTCTT
It includes:
- a CDS encoding spore germination protein codes for the protein MKKRKTVLHSFLKQLRRGLSDPASGTDRFSMGGRSAPPGPKPQEADRSEQAGAAPGASRLTGDPQRDVRAMEAMFHAPRNGDFKTSALRLNAGTGQSFGIVITYLQGAADETKIDETVVRPLKAAAAAREKLTPSNLHLYAAQTSPLSHAETYEQVAGAILNGSAAIFAPGERRALLVPAARVEHRSVGDAKTELVIRGPHEGFIESIETNVALLRKTIRSEHLVAEYIELERMYRTKAAIVYLGNVANEKLVGEVRRRLTGIEMEYPVNALVLQQLIEDKPSSLLPTLTATERPDRAAGSLIDGGVVVLAGGTPFALLCPTTFWTLFHTSEEIYTRPAYANFIRFIRLFAAFFALFAPGVYISLVNFQPEMLPTDLMFHIAGNRELLPFPTLVEILLMELAFELIREAGIRIPSVIGSTIGIVGALILGQAAVQANLVSPLLVILVSITGLGSFAVPNQDLSYAIRLGRFSFLILGATLGFFGISLGVVIMLGHMASLQSFGVPFLAPLYPEMEANRDYIFRSSLWKQTAYGQFTRPQKKRRAIGAIRKWKNVWEERSP
- a CDS encoding GerAB/ArcD/ProY family transporter is translated as MIVKDGYIGYKEWSAFALVTTGAKMLNPSPVILTEYGREAAWLLSLTAGAVNLALLFVVFRFMRPYPGLGLLDVVEKRSGRLFARGFAFALWLGFGANGFLNLRLLVDQAKIVTLPQTPVSVLMAATLVVSLYLAYKGVETLGRVCRILLPWLFAAVFSVAALVANRYVFYNFAPWFGPGLVKIGWEGLRHALYFGESFALPVLALFVRKTEDFEKGLLSGTVYAIAATTFVIAVMQLVLGSPGAESVAFPFLELSRMIYINRFIQHLEGVYSAIWLLIAFTQIALELYLANFLFAQLFGVKRFRPMLLPTASLFFMLALLPQYFYETILWKDRYLIQLGGLVIYGTFFCAWIASWFRGVPEEREGAGGGADAPA
- a CDS encoding Ger(x)C family spore germination protein: MARSSARGSRPGSAAFRRSGKALAAALTLLLSAAALSGCWDSRELEEYAFVTVVGIDEGEDEGTIRVTYQISKPRNFSSREAATSAEDASEIISLEAPSLFTSRNLINVGTSRALTLVQAKVLVVSEAFARNGDVLMRLDSLVRERDFRRDIVLVTVKGKAEEFMRANKPQLEKAPYRFYELISQTAAASGLVPDTQLHDFIVDTESSNRTAVTMLAAVQEEDIDGEGQPFDLTDLTAGELRIDAANRVQFLGSAVYRGQKLVGTLTGRETRMMQLLQGRVEQFNLFVADPDEEGRVVSMQARQQERPDVTVNPFADPIRIKVRLRLDVDLAGQQNNRESVTSEDRIRKLERTVSRRLQETIERVVDKSQRELKGDIFRFYRVGRLRCMTDGCWNGVRWEERYPRAKVAVEVVTHIRRTGKQLDTVKGDGA
- a CDS encoding ATP-binding protein gives rise to the protein MVRELVINASLLLSALYVGTLLFRKPPQENSPWYSHALYGLQFGAAAVFLFAFHGNEEHGRLLCFHLTPIALGALHGTARSTGWAAAIAALFMAASGGGFAEAAETILVGAASAAVVYRMRRRAAWAAVTALSTAAPFATAWLADGGYGAGWGTALLFAACHVGAMWGADSFLRWDRTRSALMTEYTYLTQHDLLTGLLNFQTFQARLQSLLMEGRRVCFILIDCDDVKSLNTEQGFHTVDGTLQRVANLLRTFFSDALLLGRFGSDEFAVVIPAPADVAGRLADSLETHIPELADIRLAYGYAVYPDEEQDPSTFITLVQKRMLEAKRLLWLEREAHWLHNERLSAVGELAAGMAHEIRNPLTTVKGFLQVSKQNGYNVAEYYDIIMHEIKRMSDLTAEFLQFSKPTALKPMKLSIQDCVLAAVQLTESEITKYGHQLHIEAEEQPLYAFVEKDKIVQVLVNLIRNAIDAMAESSGTLSISVYPRGEYGLVDVTDTGIGISDDNLVRLFQPFFSTKSKGTGLGLSISQKIINEHGGYISVRSKVGFGTTFTIRLPLSDRLPV
- the corA gene encoding magnesium/cobalt transporter CorA yields the protein MLRTIAVTTSGELLRDAPIDRLDEADVSWYWVDFDRPTAEEIALLETRFRFHPLAIEDCLQLLQRPKLDHYDDVHFFVLHTLHPETLETKELDLFVSERYLVTFHLEPCPELEDAFAKWLGHAESSRKGPLYALHTVVDKVVDYYFPAVYRIEDALFDLDQRRTSDVTDRKMDELFDLRSDLLQLRRTVFPMRELLYRVVNTERIQGMAEYRAYFADVHDHLLKLSEMIESNRDMTADIRDSYVSMQANRMNRIMKTLTVITTIFMPLTFLAGIYGMNFKYMPELEAKGGYFAVLAVMTLTGGSMFWWFKRKGWFD
- a CDS encoding sugar phosphate isomerase/epimerase yields the protein MTKLSIGLQMYTLRNETSQDFLGTLRQVAEIGYEGVEFAGYGGMDAQSLRAELDRLGLKSLGSHVSIARMLEAGDEEIEFNLTLGSKYLIVPWLPEEKYATEEALAATTAELEAISRRCAERGLVFGYHNHSFELERSAFGKRLLDAIFDAAPTAQVELDACWVHNAGIDPTEYIRKYSGRIPLVHFKDMARGEDGKAITVELGNGEVDLGAIANAAREAGSEWLIVEQDVCQRPPLESVATSMDWLKRNGLK
- a CDS encoding DUF5317 domain-containing protein — encoded protein: MVYDGIVIGLIVGLIRGGFFGALRKLSQLKLVAGWIFPLLLVFQIVLFYFQERYAALQQYTGISIMLIYVIGLLFIGLNHKYPGFKTIFVGVFLNFLVMAVNGGIMPVSLEASAMLGQYYVDALQSSEVMYKHAALTESTRLPFLGDIIPIVSPYPREMVVSIGDIVMSVGAVVFLYKLMSEPGVETGGRVTA